From a region of the Bradyrhizobium diazoefficiens genome:
- a CDS encoding glycosyltransferase family 39 protein produces the protein MSTTSMPSARTRAKARLSFDRFRAWLVACAVRPEARLWLVIQLAILHAVLWTFILINLKAAQDVHMDVAEAFAWGQKFLWGYGKHPPLSGWVAGLWFKLFPAADWATYALAMATVSVGMVICWLVAIRVVDARRAFLVVVMVALYPIFNFKGFKYNPDLLQLITLPLLVLAYLNAFEKRSWQSGVLLGLAGALALMTKYWVLTMIGAIGLAALIHPERLKFLRSPAPWVAIATMAVAMIPHIIWLAEVHFVPLIYAGDTYSLQDRSEVHQLVAGYALHNLGLLALPVALAGLAMALVPPWLTLLLRAPSRIVTRAWARGANSGVNLSQALNVWMIQIIVAFGPPLGALVFSIYMKTDWGISLFFLVPLALVAIPALRVQSATLFNIAAIWLVLSAATLAASPWIAAREMAANAGNTATYGARSDLARELTQAWHARFASRWAVVAGTMETIQPMVFYSPDHPSPFTPNEAWASGLTSLDDVKTYGFIGVVDATDERLPKFEKWVSDVAPNAERMVMTTRRFTHGKAGPAMSWNVYIAPPGK, from the coding sequence ATGTCCACGACCTCGATGCCCTCCGCCCGAACCCGCGCAAAAGCCCGCCTGAGCTTTGACCGCTTTCGGGCCTGGCTGGTTGCCTGCGCGGTCCGCCCCGAGGCGAGACTGTGGCTGGTGATCCAGCTCGCGATCCTGCATGCGGTGCTCTGGACCTTCATCCTGATCAATCTCAAGGCGGCGCAGGACGTTCACATGGACGTCGCAGAAGCCTTTGCCTGGGGCCAGAAATTCCTGTGGGGCTACGGCAAGCATCCGCCTTTGTCGGGTTGGGTCGCCGGCCTCTGGTTCAAGCTGTTCCCGGCCGCGGACTGGGCGACCTATGCGCTTGCGATGGCGACGGTGAGCGTCGGCATGGTGATCTGCTGGCTCGTCGCGATACGCGTGGTGGATGCACGCCGCGCGTTCCTGGTCGTGGTGATGGTCGCGCTCTACCCGATCTTCAACTTCAAGGGCTTCAAGTACAACCCGGATCTCTTGCAGCTGATCACCTTGCCGCTGCTCGTGCTGGCCTATCTCAACGCGTTCGAGAAGCGGAGCTGGCAATCCGGAGTCTTGCTCGGGCTTGCCGGCGCGCTGGCGCTGATGACCAAATACTGGGTGCTGACCATGATCGGCGCCATCGGGCTTGCCGCGCTGATCCATCCGGAGCGGCTGAAATTCCTGCGCTCGCCGGCGCCGTGGGTGGCGATCGCGACGATGGCGGTGGCGATGATCCCGCACATCATCTGGCTGGCCGAGGTGCATTTCGTGCCGCTGATCTATGCCGGCGACACCTACAGCCTCCAGGACAGGAGCGAGGTGCATCAGCTCGTCGCCGGCTACGCCCTGCACAATCTCGGGCTGCTGGCATTGCCGGTGGCGCTGGCCGGGCTCGCGATGGCGCTGGTGCCGCCGTGGCTCACACTGCTGCTGCGCGCACCCTCGCGCATCGTCACGCGCGCCTGGGCGCGTGGTGCCAATTCGGGCGTCAATCTCTCTCAGGCGCTGAACGTGTGGATGATCCAGATCATCGTCGCGTTCGGCCCGCCGCTCGGCGCGCTGGTCTTCAGCATCTACATGAAGACCGATTGGGGCATCTCGCTGTTCTTCCTGGTGCCCCTTGCGCTGGTCGCGATCCCCGCGCTGCGGGTGCAGAGCGCAACGTTATTCAACATCGCCGCGATCTGGCTCGTGCTCAGCGCAGCGACGCTTGCGGCCTCGCCCTGGATTGCCGCGCGCGAGATGGCGGCCAATGCCGGCAACACCGCGACGTATGGCGCACGCTCGGATCTCGCGCGCGAACTGACCCAGGCCTGGCACGCGCGCTTCGCCTCGCGCTGGGCGGTCGTCGCGGGGACGATGGAAACGATTCAGCCGATGGTGTTCTATAGCCCCGATCACCCCAGTCCGTTCACGCCGAACGAAGCCTGGGCTTCCGGGCTGACCTCGCTCGACGACGTCAAGACATACGGCTTCATCGGCGTAGTCGATGCGACCGACGAACGTCTGCCCAAGTTCGAGAAATGGGTCTCGGACGTCGCGCCGAATGCCGAGCGCATGGTGATGACGACGCGCCGCTTCACCCACGGCAAGGCTGGCCCGGCGATGAGCTGGAACGTCTACATCGCGCCGCCGGGCAAGTGA